Proteins encoded together in one Lathyrus oleraceus cultivar Zhongwan6 chromosome 5, CAAS_Psat_ZW6_1.0, whole genome shotgun sequence window:
- the LOC127084796 gene encoding NADH-ubiquinone oxidoreductase chain 5: MYLLIVFLPLLGSSVAGFFGRFLGSEGTAIMTTTCVSFSSILSLIAFYEVAPGASACYLRIAPWISSEMFDASWGFLFDSPTVVMLIVVTSISSLVHLYSISYMSEDPHSPRFMCYLSILTFFMPMLVTGDNSLQLFLGWEGVGLASYLLIHFWFTRLQADKAATKAMPVNRVGDFGLAPGISGRFTLFQTVDFSTIFARASAPRNSWISCNMRLNAITLICILLLIGAVGKSAQIGSHTWSPDAMEGPTPVSALIHAATMVTAGVFMIARCSPLFEYPPTALIVITSAGATTSFLAATTGILQNDLKRVIAYSTCSQLGYMIFACGISNYSVSVFHLMNHAFFKALLFLSAGSVIHAMSDEQDMRKMGGLASSFPFTYAMMLMGSLSLIGFPFLTGFYSKDVILELAYTKYTISGNFAFWLGSVSVLFTSYYSFRSLFLTFLVPTNSFGRDILRCHDAPIPMAIPLILLALGSLFVGYLAKV; the protein is encoded by the exons ATGTATCTACTTATCGTATTTTTGCCCCTGCTCGGTAGTTCCGTAGCTGGTTTTTTCGGACGTTTTCTAGGATCAGAAGGAACCGCTATAATGACCACTACGTGCGTTTCATTCTCTTCGATCTTATCTTTGATTGCTTTTTATGAAGTCGCACCGGGAGCTAGTGCTTGCTATCTAAGAATTGCTCCATGGATCTCATCGGAAATGTTTGATGCTTCTTGGGGCTTCT TGTTCGATAGCCCGACCGTAGTGATGTTAATTGTGGTTACATCCATAAGTAGCTTGGTCCATCTTTATTCCATTTCATATATGTCTGAGGATCCGCATAGCCCTCGATTTATGTGTTATTTATCCATTCTTACTTTTTTTATGCCAATGTTGGTGACTGGAGATAACTCTCTTCAATTATTCCTGGGATGGGAGGGAGTAGGTCTTGCTTCATATTTGTTAATTCATTTCTGGTTTACACGACTTCAGGCAGATAAAGCAGCTACAAAAGCTATGCCTGTCAATCGAGTAGGTGATTTTGGATTAGCTCCTGGGATTTCGGGTCGTTTTACTCTCTTTCAAACAGTAGACTTTTCAACCATTTTTGCTCGTGCTAGTGCCCCCAGAAATTCTTGGATTTCTTGCAATATGAGATTGAATGCCATAACTCTGATTTGTATTTTACTTCTTATTGGTGCTGTTGGGAAATCTGCACAGATAGGATCGCATACTTGGTCACCCGATGCTATGGAGGGTCCCACTCCTGTATCCGCTTTGATTCATGCAGCTACTATGGTCACAGCTGGCGTTTTCATGATAGCAAGGTGCTCCCCTTTATTTGAATACCCACCTACGGCTTTGATTGTTATTACTTCTGCAGGAGCTACGACGTCATTCCTTGCGGCAACCACTGGAATATTACAGAACGATCTAAAGAGGGTCATAGCTTATTCAACTTGCAGTCAATTAGGCTATATGATCTTTGCTTGCGGCATCTCTAACTATTCGGTTAGCGTCTTTCACTTAATGAATCACGCCTTTTTCAAAGCATTACTATTCCTGAGTGCAGGTTCGGTGATTCATGCCATGTCGGATGAGCAAGATATGCGGAAGATGGGGGGGCTTGCCTCCTCGTTCCCTTTTACCTATGCCATGATGCTCATGGGCAGCTTATCTCTAATTGGATTTCCTTTTCTAACTGGATTTTATTCCAAAGATGTGATATTAGAGCTCGCTTACACTAAGTATACCATAAGTGGTAATTTTGCTTTCTGGTTGGGAAGTGTCTCTGTCCTTTTCACTTCTTATTACTCTTTTCGTTCACTTTTTCTAACATTTCTAGTACCAACTAATTCATTCGGGCGAGACATCTTACGATGTCATGATGCGCCCATTCCTATGGCCATTCCTTTAATACTTCTGGCTCTCGGGAGTCTCTTTGTAGGATACTTGGCCAAAGTGTGA